A DNA window from Camelina sativa cultivar DH55 chromosome 17, Cs, whole genome shotgun sequence contains the following coding sequences:
- the LOC104757645 gene encoding uncharacterized protein LOC104757645 isoform X1: MKGRSYRFSSTDPHEDWVDGSWTVDCVCGVNFDDGEEMVNCDDCGVWVHTRCSRYVKGEELFTCDKCKSKNNVNDSEETEVAQLLVELPTKTLRMENSCTRGVPLKRPFRLWTEIPTEEKVHVQGIPGGDPALFEGLSSVFSRELWKCTGYVPKKFNFKYREFPCWDEEEKDEIENRHQEENGAGVLFSMSKENVIAPVSALVGMRSLDVRGANELMLACAKDGISWDSTGDAEMKHSQSAMKKDKRLLRPLITNKRRKELFGASKERMKKKVEVSDKKEDDKKGFVGRTAVRPTSDSKPIESRKDIEPEGFAGYVGITKSEKAKKAAFEESNDGGLALKTGVDESGNSEIGVECSREQNLSDVHANGAGKQDEKAGHQFRIVLKSAAATDPSVLGGKDVPQNEANKEEERQGTIADAPEDTAVDSSESSRMPSPGSTIGKAREAEERTGYDASGNISSRKNKFQKETADTGAVGLQTLGPMDSKVSGTSTSQISGASELNIMTPSSSVPDEHKPQPVGIESEGISSGNRDRATELKRELMVSEAEKDILETKPGSNLFQESSKPYRPIPQTVSGNGRPKMVVCIGKTSSSSATEKSSRCNDNLKPSTSRNSIPGSKNQPGDDGADVDAKANDEDCISSDMIRERDGDDEPLEKALKHPKFPITSTKSMHHNRNSHSSVSKTREFSSSSKTSSAARLNGGSSEAPNKYSLSGTFPKNEKPGQTVFQSSTKNPVQSIISLAPNLSDEELALRLHHQLNSSPRVPRVPRMRQPGSLPLSPTAPSFKRTSSSGSKDHTTFSRRKNKDASKEGYRNSRDDDGCSTRSAKTRRSPDRRTQQDSGSRGGSLRSKGEENETLKTSSYSSRKVLLPPNSTTSTSSGPCSSSELNEHNMPSPHSSPKNNGTPVHRTLPGLINEIMSKGKRMAYEELCNAVLPHWPHLRKHNGERYAYSSHSQAVLDCLRNRHEWARLVDRGPKTNSGKKKRKLDAAEEESDENESSKGGRKRLHRHYSQGEEFPKGKRKARKRRRLSLQGKGVKVLRKKRNEEEDEVSEEDEEGAFSDTSEESVFCEEEEEEDGHTTGAGRQVSASSSEEAQATS; this comes from the exons ATGAAAGGAAGATCGTATCGATTCTCGAGCACGGATCCTCATGAGGATTGGGTTGATGGATCTTGGACTGTggattgtgtttgtggtgttaaTTTCGATGATGGAGAAGAGATGGTGAATTGTGATGATTGTGGTGTTTGGGTTCATACTCGTTGTTCTCGTTATGTGAAAGGAGAAGAGCTTTTCACTTGTGATAAGTGTAAGAGCAAGAACAATGTTAATGATAGTGAGGAGACTGAGGTTGCTCAGCTGTTGGTTGAGTTGCCCACTAAGACCTTGAGAATGGAGAATTCGTGTACTAGGGGTGTTCCTCTGAAGCGTCCTTTTAGGTTATGGACTGAGATCCCTACCGAGGAAAAAGTTCATGTACAAGGTATCCCGGGTGGGGATCCGGCTCTTTTTGAAGGGTTGTCTTCGGTTTTCTCCCGGGAGCTGTGGAAGTGTACTGGTTATGTGCCTAAGAAGTTCAACTTTAAGTATAGAGAGTTCCCATGCTGggatgaggaagagaaggatgaaATCGAGAATAGGCATCAGGAGGAAAACGGTGCAGgggttttgttttctatgtcGAAGGAAAATGTGATTGCTCCTGTGAGTGCTTTGGTTGGAATGAGGAGCCTTGATGTTAGAGGAGCCAATGAATTGATGCTTGCTTGTGCAAAAGACGGCATTAGTTGGGATTCCACTGGCGATGCTGAGATGAAGCATTCTCAGAGTGCAATGAAGAAGGATAAGAGGTTGCTTCGTCCTTTGATCACGAATAAACGAAGGAAAGAATTGTTTGGAGCTTCGAAAGagcggatgaagaagaaggttgaagTTTCAGATAAAAAAGAGGATGATAAGAAAGGCTTTGTAGGTAGAACAG CAGTGCGACCTACGAGTGATTCTAAACCAATAGAATCTCGTAAGGACATAGAACCAGAAGGTTTTGCTGGCTACGTTGGGATCACGAAGAGTGAAAAGGCCAAGAAAGCTGCTTTTGAAGAATCTAATGATGGTGGCCTTGCTCTGAAAACTGGCGTTGATGAATCTGGTAATTCAGAAATTGGTGTTGAATGCTCCAGAGAACAGAATCTTTCTGACGTTCATGCTAATGGTGCTGGAAAACAGGATGAGAAAGCTGGTCATCAATTCCGAATTGTGCTTAAGAGCGCTGCAGCTACTGATCCTTCTGTCCTCGGAGGAAAAGATGTTCCGCAAAATGAGGCTAACAAGGAGGAGGAG AGACAAGGCACAATAGCTGACGCTCCAGAAGATACTGCAGTTGATTCATCTGAAAGTTCGCGTATGCCTTCTCCTGGTTCCACGATTGGTAAAGCACGAGAAGCTGAAGAGAGAACTGGTTATGATGCCAGTGGGAATATCAGTTCGAGGAAGAacaaattccaaaaagaaaCAGCTGATACTGGAGCTGTAGGCCTGCAGACTCTAGGCCCTATGGATTCTAAAGTTTCAGGGACGTCTACATCTCAAATCTCTGGAGCTTCTGAGCTTAACATAATGACACCGAGCAGTTCAGTTCCTGATGAACACAAACCGCAGCCTGTTGGTATCGAATCAGAAGGAATAAGTAGTGGCAACAGAGACAGAGCTACTGAATTAAAACGAGAACTAATGGTTTCGGAAGCAGAAAAAGATATTCTGGAAACAAAGCCTGGATCTAATTTATTTCAAGAGTCCTCAAAGCCTTACAGACCTATTCCGCAGACTGTTTCAGGGAATGGCAGGCCTAAGATGGTAGTATGCATTGGAAAAACATCGTCAAGTTCAGCCACAGAAAAATCTTCTAGGTGCAATGACAACCTGAAGCCCTCAACTTCCAGGAATTCTATTCCTGGCTCGAAGAACCAACCAGGTGATGATGGTGCTGATGTTGATGCTAAGGCCAATGATGAGGACTGTATTTCCAGTGATATGATCCGAGAGAGAGATGGGGATGATGAACCTTTAGAGAAAGCTTTGAAACATCCTAAATTTCCTATTACATCTACAAAATCGATGCACCATAACCGTAATTCCCATTCTTCAGTTTCCAAGACAAGAGagttttcctcttcttcaaagacATCTTCAGCAGCTCGGCTTAATGGTGGTTCTTCCGAGGCTCCTAATAAATATTCGCTTTCAGGGACCTTCCCGAAAAATGAAAAGCCTGGACAAACAGTATTCCAATCATCAACAAAGAACCCTGTGCAGTCTATAATTTCCCTTGCTCCAAATCTGAGCGATGAAGAG CTTGCGTTGAGACTGCACCATCAACTCAATAGTTCTCCTCGAGTTCCTCGTGTCCCACGCATGAGACAGCCTGGTAGCTTGCCCCTGTCTCCAACCGCTCCTAGTTTTAAGCGCACTTCTAGTTCTGGTAGCAAGGATCACACAACG TTTTCCAGAAGGAAAAACAAGGATGCATCCAAAGAAGGTTACCGAAATTCTCGTGATGATGATGGATGTAGTACAAGGAGTGCCAAAACGCGTCGCTCTCCTGATAGGAGGACACAACAAGACAGTGGAAGCAGAGGAGGGAGTTTGCGTTCCAagggagaagaaaatgaaacccTCAAAACCTCTTCTTACTCCTCTCGGAAAGTACTTCTCCCACCAAACTCTACTACAAGCACAAGCAGTGGACCGTGTTCATCCAGTGAGTTGAATGAGCATAATATGCCTTCTCCACACAGTTCCCCTAAGAATAATGGTACTCCAGTACATAGAACTTTGCCAGGCTTAATCAATGAAATCATGAGCAAAGGAAAGAGGATGGCATATGAGGAGCTCTGTAACGCAGTCTTGCCG CACTGGCCTCACTTGAGGAAACACAACGGAGAGCGATATGCATATTCAAGCCATTCACAGGCTGTTCTTGATTGCCTGAGGAATAGGCACGAGTGGGCTCGTTTGGTTGATCGTGGCCCTAAG ACTAATTCGGGGAAAAAGAAACGGAAGCTTGATGCAGCTGAGGAGGAGTCAGATGAGAATGAAAGCAGTAAGGGAGGAAGGAAGAGACTGCATCGACATTACTCTCAAGGAGAAGAGTTTCccaaaggaaaaaggaaagcaAGAAAACGGAGAAGGCTCTCTCTTCAAGGAAAAGGCGTCAAAgtgttgaggaagaagagaaacgaagaagaagacgaggtaagtgaagaagatgaggaaggtGCGTTCTCGGACACAAGCGAGGAGAGTGTCTTCtgcgaagaagaggaagaagaagatggccaCACTACTGGTGCTGGGCGACAAGTCTCTGCTAGTAGCTCTGAGGAAGCTCAAGCCACTTCAtga
- the LOC104757645 gene encoding uncharacterized protein LOC104757645 isoform X2, producing the protein MKGRSYRFSSTDPHEDWVDGSWTVDCVCGVNFDDGEEMVNCDDCGVWVHTRCSRYVKGEELFTCDKCKSKNNVNDSEETEVAQLLVELPTKTLRMENSCTRGVPLKRPFRLWTEIPTEEKVHVQGIPGGDPALFEGLSSVFSRELWKCTGYVPKKFNFKYREFPCWDEEEKDEIENRHQEENGAGVLFSMSKENVIAPVSALVGMRSLDVRGANELMLACAKDGISWDSTGDAEMKHSQSAMKKDKRLLRPLITNKRRKELFGASKERMKKKVEVSDKKEDDKKGFVGRTVRPTSDSKPIESRKDIEPEGFAGYVGITKSEKAKKAAFEESNDGGLALKTGVDESGNSEIGVECSREQNLSDVHANGAGKQDEKAGHQFRIVLKSAAATDPSVLGGKDVPQNEANKEEERQGTIADAPEDTAVDSSESSRMPSPGSTIGKAREAEERTGYDASGNISSRKNKFQKETADTGAVGLQTLGPMDSKVSGTSTSQISGASELNIMTPSSSVPDEHKPQPVGIESEGISSGNRDRATELKRELMVSEAEKDILETKPGSNLFQESSKPYRPIPQTVSGNGRPKMVVCIGKTSSSSATEKSSRCNDNLKPSTSRNSIPGSKNQPGDDGADVDAKANDEDCISSDMIRERDGDDEPLEKALKHPKFPITSTKSMHHNRNSHSSVSKTREFSSSSKTSSAARLNGGSSEAPNKYSLSGTFPKNEKPGQTVFQSSTKNPVQSIISLAPNLSDEELALRLHHQLNSSPRVPRVPRMRQPGSLPLSPTAPSFKRTSSSGSKDHTTFSRRKNKDASKEGYRNSRDDDGCSTRSAKTRRSPDRRTQQDSGSRGGSLRSKGEENETLKTSSYSSRKVLLPPNSTTSTSSGPCSSSELNEHNMPSPHSSPKNNGTPVHRTLPGLINEIMSKGKRMAYEELCNAVLPHWPHLRKHNGERYAYSSHSQAVLDCLRNRHEWARLVDRGPKTNSGKKKRKLDAAEEESDENESSKGGRKRLHRHYSQGEEFPKGKRKARKRRRLSLQGKGVKVLRKKRNEEEDEVSEEDEEGAFSDTSEESVFCEEEEEEDGHTTGAGRQVSASSSEEAQATS; encoded by the exons ATGAAAGGAAGATCGTATCGATTCTCGAGCACGGATCCTCATGAGGATTGGGTTGATGGATCTTGGACTGTggattgtgtttgtggtgttaaTTTCGATGATGGAGAAGAGATGGTGAATTGTGATGATTGTGGTGTTTGGGTTCATACTCGTTGTTCTCGTTATGTGAAAGGAGAAGAGCTTTTCACTTGTGATAAGTGTAAGAGCAAGAACAATGTTAATGATAGTGAGGAGACTGAGGTTGCTCAGCTGTTGGTTGAGTTGCCCACTAAGACCTTGAGAATGGAGAATTCGTGTACTAGGGGTGTTCCTCTGAAGCGTCCTTTTAGGTTATGGACTGAGATCCCTACCGAGGAAAAAGTTCATGTACAAGGTATCCCGGGTGGGGATCCGGCTCTTTTTGAAGGGTTGTCTTCGGTTTTCTCCCGGGAGCTGTGGAAGTGTACTGGTTATGTGCCTAAGAAGTTCAACTTTAAGTATAGAGAGTTCCCATGCTGggatgaggaagagaaggatgaaATCGAGAATAGGCATCAGGAGGAAAACGGTGCAGgggttttgttttctatgtcGAAGGAAAATGTGATTGCTCCTGTGAGTGCTTTGGTTGGAATGAGGAGCCTTGATGTTAGAGGAGCCAATGAATTGATGCTTGCTTGTGCAAAAGACGGCATTAGTTGGGATTCCACTGGCGATGCTGAGATGAAGCATTCTCAGAGTGCAATGAAGAAGGATAAGAGGTTGCTTCGTCCTTTGATCACGAATAAACGAAGGAAAGAATTGTTTGGAGCTTCGAAAGagcggatgaagaagaaggttgaagTTTCAGATAAAAAAGAGGATGATAAGAAAGGCTTTGTAGGTAGAACAG TGCGACCTACGAGTGATTCTAAACCAATAGAATCTCGTAAGGACATAGAACCAGAAGGTTTTGCTGGCTACGTTGGGATCACGAAGAGTGAAAAGGCCAAGAAAGCTGCTTTTGAAGAATCTAATGATGGTGGCCTTGCTCTGAAAACTGGCGTTGATGAATCTGGTAATTCAGAAATTGGTGTTGAATGCTCCAGAGAACAGAATCTTTCTGACGTTCATGCTAATGGTGCTGGAAAACAGGATGAGAAAGCTGGTCATCAATTCCGAATTGTGCTTAAGAGCGCTGCAGCTACTGATCCTTCTGTCCTCGGAGGAAAAGATGTTCCGCAAAATGAGGCTAACAAGGAGGAGGAG AGACAAGGCACAATAGCTGACGCTCCAGAAGATACTGCAGTTGATTCATCTGAAAGTTCGCGTATGCCTTCTCCTGGTTCCACGATTGGTAAAGCACGAGAAGCTGAAGAGAGAACTGGTTATGATGCCAGTGGGAATATCAGTTCGAGGAAGAacaaattccaaaaagaaaCAGCTGATACTGGAGCTGTAGGCCTGCAGACTCTAGGCCCTATGGATTCTAAAGTTTCAGGGACGTCTACATCTCAAATCTCTGGAGCTTCTGAGCTTAACATAATGACACCGAGCAGTTCAGTTCCTGATGAACACAAACCGCAGCCTGTTGGTATCGAATCAGAAGGAATAAGTAGTGGCAACAGAGACAGAGCTACTGAATTAAAACGAGAACTAATGGTTTCGGAAGCAGAAAAAGATATTCTGGAAACAAAGCCTGGATCTAATTTATTTCAAGAGTCCTCAAAGCCTTACAGACCTATTCCGCAGACTGTTTCAGGGAATGGCAGGCCTAAGATGGTAGTATGCATTGGAAAAACATCGTCAAGTTCAGCCACAGAAAAATCTTCTAGGTGCAATGACAACCTGAAGCCCTCAACTTCCAGGAATTCTATTCCTGGCTCGAAGAACCAACCAGGTGATGATGGTGCTGATGTTGATGCTAAGGCCAATGATGAGGACTGTATTTCCAGTGATATGATCCGAGAGAGAGATGGGGATGATGAACCTTTAGAGAAAGCTTTGAAACATCCTAAATTTCCTATTACATCTACAAAATCGATGCACCATAACCGTAATTCCCATTCTTCAGTTTCCAAGACAAGAGagttttcctcttcttcaaagacATCTTCAGCAGCTCGGCTTAATGGTGGTTCTTCCGAGGCTCCTAATAAATATTCGCTTTCAGGGACCTTCCCGAAAAATGAAAAGCCTGGACAAACAGTATTCCAATCATCAACAAAGAACCCTGTGCAGTCTATAATTTCCCTTGCTCCAAATCTGAGCGATGAAGAG CTTGCGTTGAGACTGCACCATCAACTCAATAGTTCTCCTCGAGTTCCTCGTGTCCCACGCATGAGACAGCCTGGTAGCTTGCCCCTGTCTCCAACCGCTCCTAGTTTTAAGCGCACTTCTAGTTCTGGTAGCAAGGATCACACAACG TTTTCCAGAAGGAAAAACAAGGATGCATCCAAAGAAGGTTACCGAAATTCTCGTGATGATGATGGATGTAGTACAAGGAGTGCCAAAACGCGTCGCTCTCCTGATAGGAGGACACAACAAGACAGTGGAAGCAGAGGAGGGAGTTTGCGTTCCAagggagaagaaaatgaaacccTCAAAACCTCTTCTTACTCCTCTCGGAAAGTACTTCTCCCACCAAACTCTACTACAAGCACAAGCAGTGGACCGTGTTCATCCAGTGAGTTGAATGAGCATAATATGCCTTCTCCACACAGTTCCCCTAAGAATAATGGTACTCCAGTACATAGAACTTTGCCAGGCTTAATCAATGAAATCATGAGCAAAGGAAAGAGGATGGCATATGAGGAGCTCTGTAACGCAGTCTTGCCG CACTGGCCTCACTTGAGGAAACACAACGGAGAGCGATATGCATATTCAAGCCATTCACAGGCTGTTCTTGATTGCCTGAGGAATAGGCACGAGTGGGCTCGTTTGGTTGATCGTGGCCCTAAG ACTAATTCGGGGAAAAAGAAACGGAAGCTTGATGCAGCTGAGGAGGAGTCAGATGAGAATGAAAGCAGTAAGGGAGGAAGGAAGAGACTGCATCGACATTACTCTCAAGGAGAAGAGTTTCccaaaggaaaaaggaaagcaAGAAAACGGAGAAGGCTCTCTCTTCAAGGAAAAGGCGTCAAAgtgttgaggaagaagagaaacgaagaagaagacgaggtaagtgaagaagatgaggaaggtGCGTTCTCGGACACAAGCGAGGAGAGTGTCTTCtgcgaagaagaggaagaagaagatggccaCACTACTGGTGCTGGGCGACAAGTCTCTGCTAGTAGCTCTGAGGAAGCTCAAGCCACTTCAtga
- the LOC104757646 gene encoding putative ubiquitin carboxyl-terminal hydrolase 11 produces the protein MTISDSESIRVCEFPCTPEEEKRIVTELISEAEADLKDGNLYFVISNRWYTSWQRFVGILTVELLSGDTSKVIRPGTIDNHGIIESENKVSDPQLRMMLEEGVEYALVPQKAWNKLVEWYKGGPPIPKRLMCQGDYNKSFNVEVYPLCLKLTDSRDDTITIIRLSKQASIGKLYEIVCDVRGVAKDKARIWDYFEKKKNVLLDPSSNKSVEELCLQLNQNILLEVDGSTSSQTEMRLTKTELALVPLKPTRAPVAMNIIFDGETVPNGHSKDSKFSLFQRNTLENDVFLSSFGIRDKRGLAXNTCFMNSILQCLAHTPPIVEYFLQDYNSDINADNPLGMRGELALAFGELLRKLWSIGCDKILPREFKKKLVLFSPQFDGYNQHDSQEMLAFLLDGLHEDLNKVKLKPYIEAKDSYGRPDDEVAEEMWKYHKARNDSVIVDVCQGQYKSTLVCPDCAKISITFDPFMYLSLPLPSSRTRSMTVTVISCDGSHLPMPYTVRVPKHGSCRDLSNALGIAFCLNNDESLLLAEVHDHKVFKYFENPMELLSSIKNNEKIVAYRFNRMHKVPGKVKLEVLHVEQEKSDRGIALKRFGTPLVTYINQEPLSGTDIDASISGLLSALRRVDMSSIVHSRNENGQNPNVADESSGRLSSRTDDNTVDDRELSFSLLMSDYHSTNLEPLEFDSIVNPGSVTKVIVKWNEKLHEKYDSNYLNDLPKVHQTNFLAKKKSQEEISLFSCLEAFLAEEPLGSDDMWYCPGCKEHKQANKKLDLWKLPDILVFHLKRFTYSRHFKNKIHTFVNFPIHDLDLSKYMTSKDGQSYLYELYAISNHYGGMGGGHYTAYAKLTDENKWYYFDDHRVSAVNEFEIKTSAAYILFYQRVRSESETSTMKLD, from the exons ATGACAATCTCTGATTCGGAATCCATCCGAGTTTGTGAGTTTCCCTGCACTCCTGAGGAAGAGAAACGTATTGTGACGGAGCTGATTAGCGAAGCTGAAGCTGATTTGAAAGATGGAAACTTGTATTTTGTTATCTCAAACAG ATGGTACACAAGCTGGCAGAGATTTGTTGGGATACTAACTGTAGAACTTCTCAGTGGAGATACTTCAAAAGTTATCAGGCCTGGAACAATAGACAATCATGGTATTATTGAAAGTGAAAACAAAGTTAGTGATCCTCAACTTCGCATGATGTTGGAGGAAGGGGTTGAATACGCTCTCGTTCCTCAAAAAGCTTGGAATAAACTCGTGGAATG GTATAAAGGAGGTCCTCCGATACCAAAGAGACTAATGTGCCAAGGAGATTACAACAAGAGCTTTAATGTAGAGGTTTATCCACTATGTCTTAAGTTGACAGACAGTAGAGATGACACCATTACCATCATAAGGTTGAGCAAACAG GCTTCTATAGGCAAACTTTATGAGATAGTTTGTGATGTAAGAGGGGTAGCAAAAGATAAG GCTCGCATTTGGGATTACttcgagaagaaaaaaaatgtactcTTGGATCCTTCATCTAACAAAAGTGTGGAGGAATTATGCCTTCAACTAAACCAGAAT ATTCTTCTTGAAGTGGATGGTTCTACATCATCTCAAACTGAAATGAGGTTGACTAAAACTGAATTGGCATTGGTACCTCTAAAACCTACAAGGGCGCCAGTTgctatgaatataatttttgatgGGGAAACCGTACCTAATGGTCATTCCAAAGATTCTAAGTTTAGCCTATTTCAAAGAAATACTTtggaaaatgatgtttttttgaGTAGTTTTGGGATAAGAGACAAGAGAGGTTTAGCAGNAAATACATGCTTCATGAATAGTATTCTTCAGTGTCTGGCCCATACACCGCCTATTGTTGAATATTTTCTACAAGACTACAACTCCGACATAAATGCAGACAATCCTTTAGGAATGCGT GGTGAGCTTGCACTTGCATTTGGTGAACTTTTGAGGAAATTGTGGTCGATTGGATGTGATAAAATTTTGCCACGtgaatttaagaaaaaattagttCTATTTTCTCCACAATTTGATGGTTATAATCAACATGATTCTCAA GAAATGCTGGCTTTCCTGTTAGATGGGCTCCATGAAGACTTGaacaaagtaaaattaaaacctTATATTGAAGCTAAAGACTCATATGGTCGTCCAGATGATGAAGTAGCCGAAGAAATGTGGAAGTACCACAAGGCCCGAAATGACTCGGTGATAGTTGATGTCTGTCAG GGACAATACAAGTCAACACTGGTATGCCCAGATTGTGCAAAAATCTCAATCACCTTTGATCCCTTCATGTACTTATCTTTGCCGTTACCATCAAGTCGCACTCGATCAATGACTGTTACAGTGATTTCTTGTGATGGAAGCCATCTTCCGATGCCATACACTGTAAGAGTTCCTAAACATGGTTCGTGTAGAGATCTCAGTAATGCATTAGGCATTGCCTTCTGTTTGAACAATGACGAAAGCCTTTTACTCGCAGAG GTTCATGACCACAAGgtctttaaatattttgaaaatccTATGGAGTTGCTTAGTTCaataaaaaacaatgaaaaaattgTGGCGTATCGGTTTAACCGGATGCATAAAGTACCAGGAAAAGTCAAGCTTGAAGTTCTTCATGTGGAGCAGGAAAA GTCCGATCGTGGCATAGCCCTGAAGCGTTTTGGAACTCCCCTTGTTACTTATATCAATCAAGAACCACTTAGTGGAACTGACATTGATGCAAGTATCTCTGGATTGCTATCAGCCCTTCGTCGGGTTGATATGTCATCTATCGTTCATAGTAGAAACGAGAATGGCCAGAATCCAAATGTTGCAGATGAATCATCCGGAAGGTTATCATCTAGAACAGATGATAATACAGTTGATGATAGAGAGTTATCCTTCAGCCTTTTAATGTCAGATTACCATTCTACCAATCTTGAGCCACTTGAGTTTGATTCCATTGTGAATCCTGGTAGTGTTACAAAGGTTATAGTCAAGTGGAACGAAAAGTTGCATGAAAAGTATGATTCCAACTACTTGAATGATTTACCTAAGGTtcatcaaacaaattttttagcgaagaagaaaagtcaagaggaaatatctttgttttcatGTTTGGAAGCCTTTCTAGCAGAAGAGCCTCTAGGATCAGATGATATGTGGTATTGTCCTGGTTgcaaagaacataaacaagcGAATAAGAAGCTAGACTTGTGGAAGTTGCCAGATATTCTTGTGTTCCACCTAAAACGGTTTACATATAGCAGACATTTCAAGAATAAGATTCATACCTTTGTGAATTTTCCAATTCACGATCTAGATTTAAGCAAGTACATGACGAGCAAAGACGGTCAATCATATCTTTATGAGCTATATGCCATTAGCAATCATTATGGTGGCATGGGAGGTGGTCACTACACTGCTTACGCTAAG TTGACGGATGAAAACAAATGGTACTATTTTGATGATCATCGTGTTTCTGCTGTAAATGAATTCGAGATCAAGACTTCAGCTGCTTACATTTTGTTCTATCAAAGAGTGAGAAGTGAATCAGAGACATCGACAATGAAATTGGATTAG
- the LOC104757647 gene encoding glucan endo-1,3-beta-glucosidase 11-like, with the protein MELKSFRRSSSFLFLLSVMFIIPTAIASIGVNYGQIGDNLPSPSEVIPLIKSIGATKVKLYDANPQILKAFANTGIEFIVGLGNEYLSKMKDPSKALTWIKQNVTPFLPATNITCITIGNEILALNDSSLTLSLLPAMQGVHSALTTAGLSDQISVTTAHSLSILKTSFPPSAGEFQPDLLDSLTPILEFHRKTESPFLINAYPFFAYKGSPKEVPLDFVLFQPNQGVVDPATGFHYDNMLFAQIDAVYSALAAAGYKSLRVEISETGWPSKGDDDEFGATPENAKRYNGNLIKMMMSGKKTKTPLRPSNDLSIYVFALFNENLKPGPTSERNYGLFKPDGTQAYSLGFTLNDVVRGASGGGGGGKAPVSPVSPVAPDSASTGYLAISYAPVTGKRKGEGAILSMAVVMMSMLLARHLL; encoded by the exons ATGGAACTCAAGAGCTTTCGCCGGTCTTCTTCCTTCTTATTCCTCCTCTCAG TAATGTTTATTATCCCAACGGCGATAGCTTCAATCGGAGTAAACTACGGCCAAATCGGGGACAACCTCCCATCACCGTCCGAAGTAATCCCACTGATAAAATCAATCGGAGCGACGAAAGTAAAACTGTACGACGCGAATCCACAGATCCTCAAAGCTTTCGCCAACACCGGGATCGAGTTCATCGTCGGACTCGGAAACGAGTACCTCTCCAAGATGAAAGATCCGTCAAAAGCATTGACATGGATCAAACAAAACGTTACTCCATTTTTACCGGCGACTAACATCACCTGCATCACTATAGGAAACGAGATCTTAGCTCTCAACGACTCATCGCTCACCCTCAGCCTCCTCCCCGCGATGCAAGGAGTTCACTCTGCGCTAACCACCGCGGGACTCTCCGATCAAATCTCCGTAACCACCGCACACTCACTCTCCATCCTCAAAACCTCATTCCCGCCTTCCGCCGGGGAGTTTCAACCGGATCTACTCGACTCACTCACCCCGATCCTCGAGTTCCATCGGAAAACAGAGTCTCCGTTCTTGATCAACGCGTACCCTTTCTTCGCTTACAAAGGCAGCCCTAAAGAGGTGCCTCTCGACTTCGTTCTGTTTCAGCCGAACCAAGGAGTCGTGGATCCGGCCACCGGGTTTCACTACGACAACATGCTTTTCGCTCAGATCGACGCCGTGTACTCTGCTTTAGCGGCGGCGGGGTATAAGTCTTTGAGAGTTGAGATATCGGAGACTGGGTGGCCGTCTAAAGGTGACGACGACGAGTTCGGAGCTACGCCGGAGAATGCGAAGAGGTACAACGGGAACTTgatcaagatgatgatgagtggTAAGAAGACTAAAACGCCCCTGAGACCTAGCAACGATCTCAGTATTTACGTTTTTGCCCTTTTTAATGAGAACTTGAAACCTGGTCCGACGTCGGAGAGGAATTATGGATTGTTTAAACCTGATGGGACTCAGGCTTATTCTCTTGGGTTTACTTTAAACGATGTCGTGAGAGGGGCTagtggcggtggaggaggaggaaaggcGCCGGTGTCACCGGTTTCTCCGGTGGCGCCCGATAGTGCCTCAACTGGCTATTTGGCTATTTCGTATGCCCCGGTAACG GGGAAAAGAAAAGGGGAAGGTGCAATATTGTCAATGGCGGTGGTGATGATGAGCATGTTACTGGCGAGACACTTACTTTGA